The following coding sequences lie in one Aricia agestis chromosome 18, ilAriAges1.1, whole genome shotgun sequence genomic window:
- the LOC121736047 gene encoding mannose-1-phosphate guanyltransferase beta, with translation MGDCDKKLGEIRALILVGGYGTRLRPLTLSRPKPLVEFANKPILMHQIEALVEAGVTQVILAVSYRAEDMEKELTEQVSKLGVSLTFSHETEPLGTAGPLALARELLSSSPEPFFVLNSDVICEFPFKELAKFHRNHGKEGTILVTKVKEPSKYGVVVYKDNGQIESFVEKPQEFISNKINAGIYILNPSVLKRIELRPTSIEKEVFPYMAQEGQLYAMELEGFWMDVGQPKDFLTGMCLYLTSLRQKNSDKLHEGDGVVGNVLIDPTAKIGKGCRIGPNVTIGPNVVIEDGACIKRSTILRGACVRQHAWLDGCIVGWRSVVGRWVRMENCTVLGEDVIVKDELYVNGGQVLPHKSIALSVPEPQIIM, from the exons ATGGGTGACTGCGATAAGAAACTGGGTGAAATACGTGCACTTATCTTGGTTGGCGGCTACGGGACCCGTCTGAGGCCTTTAACATTGAGTAGACCAAAGCCACTAGTCGAATTTGCTAACAAACCTATTCTTATGCACCAAATAGAGGCCCTAGTCGAAGCAGGAGTCACACAA GTCATCCTAGCGGTGTCGTACAGAGCGGAAGATATGGAGAAGGAACTAACAGAACAAGTTTCCAAACTTGGTGTTTCACTTACTTTTTCACATGAGACTGAGCCCCTGGGAACAGCGGGTCCCCTGGCTCTGGCGAGGGAGCTGCTAAGTTCGAGCCCTGAACCGTTCTTTGTGCTAAATTCGGACGTTATCTGCGAATTCCCGTTTAAAGAGCTAGCAAAGTTCCATCGTAATCATGGCAAG GAGGGCACAATTCTTGTCACAAAAGTGAAGGAGCCTTCAAAGTATGGTGTAGTAGTTTACAAGGACAATGGACAAATTGAGAGCTTTGTGGAGAAACCACAGGAATTCATTTCAAACAAAATCAATGCag GCATTTACATATTGAATCCATCTGTGTTAAAAAGGATAGAGTTAAGACCGACATCAATAGAAAAAGAAGTGTTCCCGTACATGGCACAGGAGGGACAACTATATGCCATGGAGTTGGAGGGATTCTGGATGGACGTTGGACAACCTAAAGACTTCCTTACTG GAATGTGTTTATACCTGACAAGCTTACGGCAGAAGAACTCTGACAAGCTCCACGAAGGTGACGGTGTGGTTGGTAACGTGCTCATCGACCCTACCGCCAAGATTGGCAAGGGATGCCGGATAGGACCAAATGTTACTATCGGTCCTAATGTGGTCATAGAAGatg GTGCATGTATAAAGCGCAGCACAATATTACGCGGGGCGTGCGTGAGACAGCACGCGTGGTTGGACGGCTGTATTGTCGGTTGGAGATCCGTCGTCGGAAGATGGGTCAGAATGGAGAACTGTACGGTCCTCGGAGAAGACGTCATAGTGAAAGATGAGTTATACGTCAACGGAGGTCAGGTATTACCGCACAAGTCCATAGCCCTGTCTGTCCCAGAGCCACAgattataatgtaa